The DNA window GCAGTTCAGAAATGCTTTCGGACGTATCGTTTTTAAGCTTACCCATGGCGCCTTGCGGTTCGCTGGTCATGCGATTGCGAGAGATCGACATCTGCTGACTCCGGGGGCCGCGGCGGCCCCAGTGATGAAGCGGGCAGCGCTGGCTTCTGGCCGGCGCTGGATGGGATGGAAGTTGCGGCCTGGCGTGTCGGGAATCGTCTTTCAGGACAGGCCCGCCGCCAGGTGTGATTTTAACGTTTTACGGGGCGGCCAGGTCAAGGACTCTTTTGTTCAACGACATGGAAGATCTCGCCGCCGGATTCGCTGAGCGCCTCGATCACTTCTTCAAAGATCAGGGCTTTGGCGTTTTTGTCGACTTTCAGCAGCACCGTTCTCTCGCCGGCCTGGGCCGTACCGAGAATGTTCCCCACGCCGGCCGCTAACTGGCCGATGCCGGTCTGCTGGCCGTTGAGGAAGACCTTCCCCTCGTTATCGACCACCACGCTGGCTTGCGTGGACTGCGAGCGTTCGACCTTCTGCACGTTGGCCGGCTGCCATTGGACATGGCTGTCGTCGTTCGCTTTGGCCAGAATGACGAAAAAGATCAACAGGTTAAAGGCGATATCCCCCATCGCCATGCTGGGGACTTCGGCTCGTGATGTTCGTCGCTGAATCTTCATGAATACCAGACAGGAAGCAGTCGGCTCGTCGCCGCCGATTCCCCAGGAGGGAACGGCAGGAGGGCGGCAGGCGGGTGAAGGACCAGGCTGCCAGGCGGCAGCAGGCAGGTTCCCACAGGGCGCCGTCAGGGCACTTGCACCGTGCGCTCTTCTTCGCGCTGGATGGTGAGTATCCCGCCGGCTTCTTCAATTTTGGAGGTGACGTTGATCCAATGCTGATATTCAACATCGGGCTTGGTTTTGAGCACCACAATTTTGTCTTCCGGTCGCGGCTTGCCGACCAGCAGGTTCTTTAACCGCTGCACGAACACTTCTTCCCGAACGACCGTGCCGTTGATTGAGGCCGAAGTCCGGGTGAGCGAAACTTCGACGTTCTCTTCCTGCTTTTCGACTTCCGTCTTTTCGCTACGGGGAATCGTTTGTGGACGCCCGCTGTCCGGCTGCACCGAGGCGCAGACCAGAAAGAACACGATCAGGTTAAAGGCAATATCGCCCGTCGCACTGGCGGGCGGTTCGACCAGCAGTTTGGTGGAACGGTCGCGTCTCATGACGGGTTCGCCGCCTGCAGGGTTTCCGCATCGGCCGCATGGTTTTCGCCTTCGGCCTGCTCCTGGCCGCGGATCGCCAGCTGCAGGGTGACGTTCTCGATCAGTTCGGTCGAGGACTCTTCGACTTCCAGCACAAAGCGGTTGATCACGCCGGTAAAGTAGTTGTACGCCATGAAGGCCGGGATACCGACGATCAGACCAAAGCAGGTGGTAAGCAGCGCGACGCTGATACCGCCGGCGGCCGCTTCAACAATGTTAGAGCCGCCGCCCGAGCTGAACATGTTTTTAATGTCGTCGAACGAGGTGATCATACCGGCGACCGTACCGAGGAAGCCCAGCATAGGGGCCACGCTGGAAATGGTGGCCAGAACCGGCAGATGGCGTTCCAGCGCGGCGACAATATGCACGCTGTAATCTTCCATCGACTTGACGACCTGTTCATCAACTTTGGCCATGTCGTAATTCAGTCGCTGCAGCACCAGATACTTCCGCAAGCCGCAGGAAAGCACGGCGGCGGCCGGGCCGTCGCCCGCATCGCAGGCAGCGAGGGCTTCTTCGACGCGGTCTTCCTGCAGCAGGTCGCGGACCTGGGTTCGCAGGGCGAGCGAGTCGGTCCCCAGCATTTTCAGGCTGCGATAGCGTTCAATAATCACGCCAGCGGCCAGGATGCCGAGGAACAGAATCGGGTACATGAAGATCCCGCCGTCGCGGATCATACCGAGCGGGCCGGAGCTGGCGATATCGTCGAGCGTGCTCCAGAAGGCGCTGGACTGTTCGGCCGGCGCCTCGCCTTCTTCGCCCTCTTCACTGGCTTCGCCATCGGCGGGCTGTTCGCCCTCGGCAGGCGCTTCGCCATCAGCCGAAGCGTCGGCGTCGGCTGGCGCTTCCTCACTGTCGGCGGCTGCCGGCTGCGCGGCTTTGTCGCCGGTCGCCGCCGGCTGGGCAAAGGCCAGAGGACAGCTCAGTAACAGGATCAATATAAACAGCGTATAACGCATTTTGACATCCGAGTGATGGAACTAAAAGTAACCGTTCGAGGCTCCGCCAGGGCCTTACTATTCCTCCAGGTTGGCGGCTTCCTGCTCGAACTGGTTGATCATTTCCGGTAAGGCCAAACGGCCGCGGGCGTACTTGGCCGCTTCGCTCGCCGGGAAGTCCCAGCGGCAGCGATTGTAGCGGCGGAAAGCAAACGAGTTGTCGTTGGCCTGGCGATAGCTTTCCCCGGCCCAGAACAGTGCGTCCGAAGCCAGCGAATCGTCAGGGAACATCTTCACAAAGGCGTCAAACGATTCGCCGCCTTTTTTGTACTCTTTCGCTTTGTAGTAGCACTGGCCGATGCGGAAAGCCATGCGCGAGGCATGCTGATGGCCCTGGAACTTCTCCAGGAACTTGATGCCGACCTGGGCCGCCACATCGTAGGTTTCATTCTTGTAGAAGTAATCCGAAATGCGAATCATCACGCTGGCGATGAGCGGGCTGTTCGGATAGGTCGCCGCCAGCACCACGTAGCCTTCGAGTGCTTTGTCGAAGTCGCCTGACTCCTCGTAGCACTGCGACATTTTGTAGTGGGCGTCGGCCGCCAGGGTGTGATCCGGGTACTGGCGAATGATCAGGTCGTACGAGCGGATCGCTTCGTCCCACTGTTCCAGCTCCTGGGCGAACTGGCCCAGCAGGTAGGCGACGCGCGGGGCGTACTTGGGATCGGGGTAATCTTCCATCACTTCGCGAAGCACGCGGCGACCCGCTTCCAGGTCGGCCTGGAGCTCTTCGCTGCGGTCCAGCTGGCGATGGCTTTTGAACAGTTCAAAGTAGCTTTCGGCCACATGGAACTTGGTTTCAATCGCCAGGTCTTCGTTGTTGAAGACCTTGGTAAAGGCCGCCACCAGACCGTTGGTGCCGATCACAACCGGCGCCTCGATGGTGACTTCGAGCTCGCCCGTGTCGGTGCTCGCGGTCGGATCGACGTAGCTGATCTGCAGCGTTTCGCCGAAGTAGGTTTCAATCACGGGGTCGGCCGGATCCAGGTTGCCGGCGACCGGCTCCGCGTTGGCTTTGAGTTCAAACGACGCGGTAAAGACGCCGCTGTGGGCCAGCGATTCGACCAGCTGCACGGTTTCTTTTTCGCCGGCGGTGCTGGCCACCTGGACCTCGACAATGTCGCGTTCATCGGACGTGTCGCGGTCGGCGTCGACAACCCGCAGGAAGAGCTTTTCGCCGACATGCAGGCCTTCTTCGGTATCGTTGTAATCGCGATCAGTGCGGGCCAGCTGGCCGTTCACAATTAGTCTCGCTTGCGATTCCAGTTTGACGGCCTTCCCTTCGGGACGGCGTTCGTCGTTGTAGACCGCGGTGATGACGTCCTGGCCGCCCACGTTGAGCACGGTGGTTACCAGATCGTCGATCGCGGCCCCTTCTTCTCGCACCGGACCGCCCACCAGGTAACGCGGCATGTCGGCTGTCAGCGGAACCATCGACGGCGTGGACTTGCCGCCCAGCTGCAGGATGACCTGCCCGACAAAGCGGCCCTGGCTGAGAGCCATGTCGTCGGCCTGGTTATTCCGGCCGGTCGAGCTGACGCCCGACGAGTTAAAGGCGCCCGACACTTTACATTCGACGTCGATCGTGGCGCCGTCGGTGGTGGTGAGCGTCACAATCACGCTGCTGCGGCTGTCCTTTGCGGCGTCGGGGTCGATCACTTCGATCGTCAACGGCGCCTCCAGGGCGACGCCAGCCGTTTTGGATTCCATTTCCGGAACCGAATAGGCGGCCGTCGGCGGCAGATCGCGATTGCGATTCGGGATCAGGCGGCTTTCCAGCACACGCACCAGGCCGGCCGAAGGTTCATTCACCAGCACGGCCGCTTCCCGCGGGACGGCGTGTCCCGGGAAGGTGTTCTGGCTGTCGGTGTACCGGCAGTACACGCGGTCGCCGGGCTTCACCTGCAGTTTCCCTTCGGCCGCTGCGGCCGCGGTGTCGACTTCTTTGGTGAAGATGCCAGAGTACTGCTCGGTTTCCGTTGCGGTCATAACGATCGGTTCGCCGTCGTTGACCACGACTTCAAACTGCACCGTATCCCGGGCGGCCGACTGGTCGCGATCGTAATCCTGGATCTGCACAATGATGCGGTCGCCCGGCTCCACACGCATCAGGCGTTTGGGCAGGGTCTGCACGGCTCCGTTGGGAGCCCGCACCAGGTCGTAAGCAATCGCATCGACGGTGGCGTCGAAGTAGGTTGCCGTCAGTTCGTCGGTCAAAAGGCGACTGCCGCTGTTAAGGTTCTGGGTGAACTCGTCGGCGTACGAGGCTTTGACCACATCGCCGCCGGCCATTTCCAGAATTTCGTTGTTGGCCAGGGCCAGCACGTCGGCGTCTGTCGGCACATGCACCACATCGGGAGCCTGGCCCACTTCAAGATTGCTGACGGCGACCGCTTCGCCTACGTATTCCTGCACATCAAACCGCGTGTATCGCAGTTCAATCGGCTGGATGCGGAAGTCCCAGGTGCGTTCGCTGAACAGGGTCGTCTGGCGAACCGGCTCCAGCGAGACGCTTTCCAGCCCCATCACCACGTCGCCCGCCAGTTCGGTCGGTTTCAGCGTGAGGGTCTGCTTGCCGGCTTTGTCGATGGCGATACCGCCGATGCGGACCGGTTGGTAGGTGGTGGTTTTGCCCGTGTTCTGAGTGACGGCCTCGATCACCTGGTCGCCGATCAGCAGCTGGTATTTGCCGCCGCCGCCGACATGGGCTTGTTCGATAACCACTTCGTACAGACCCGGTTCGGGGAAATCGATCTCCCACGAGACGGTGTCTTCCAGGCTGGCCCAGTTGGTCAGGCGAGGCGGTTCCTCCCCTTTCTTCTTGGTCGTTTTACCGTCTTTCAAGCCAAACGTTTCGCTGACTTTGTTCAGTACGGCGTCGGCGGCTTCCAGCACAATCGTGCCTTCGGGCGCTGTGACCACAGTCGGATCGACCGGCTGCGGAATTTCAAATCCACGCAGGTCGAAGTCCAGTTCCTGGAACGGACGCAGGGCGATATTGGTTTCCTGGAAGTTGGCTTTGACCCACTCCGCGGAAACGCGTCGAGAGGCCGCCGGCGTGGCGGCAAAAATGGAGACGTGGTGCAGGCCCGCTTCCAGCCAGACGTCGGCCTGGCGATTGCCGGCGCCCAGCGGCAGCTCTTCAATGCCGTCGATCACCAAAGCGGTCAGGGCGCCGTTCACGCCGAACCGCACGGCTCCGGCCCGATGCTGGGGCAGGTAACCATGCCAGACAACCGCATAGGGATTGTCGGCGTTTTCTTCGTCGGTCTCCTTGCCCCATGACAGCTCTTTCGGCTCCACTTGCGAGACAGCCGTTTCGTCGCGGGTCATGTTGACCACCTGCTGCCAGCTGCGAAGGCCGGTGTAATTCCCCGGAAACACGCGTTGCTGCATGCGACCGTAGTCGCCGACGAGCGGGGCGGCCAGATCGCGTTTGGGATAACTGGCCAGGCGGACCCAGAACTCTCCGTCCTGGCTGCCCAGCAGGTCGCCGCGGATCGGCGTGTTGGTGTCGGCCTGGGGCGAGGTAATCTTCACGCGGGAGACCATTTTCAGATCTTTCAAGTCGACCGAGATCGACTTGGGCGAGGCGCCGTCGGGCTCGCTCATCCAGTAGGTTTCCGGATCATGGTCGATCGCCATCAAAGGGGTGCGATCAATCGAGAAGTCCGATGCCTGGGCGCCGGCCGGAAGTTCTCCGGTGGCGACCACGCCTTCAAAGACGCCCGTATGCGGACCTGTTTCGGTCAGGGTGATCTGTACCTGGTCGCCGCTATTGGCGGTCAGTTTGACCGGGATGGTGTCGGGCTCGTCGCCCAGATCGCGATCGGGATCTTTCACGCGGAGATAGATCGGGTTACCCGGTTTGATCTGGCTGGCGGGCCGGCCTTGCGAGAGTCGCATGTCGGCTTCTTCTTCTTCGCGCTGTTCGCGTTCGAGGCGTTCGGCGAACGATTCCAGCTTTTGATCAATGATCTTGGCGCTGGCGATTTCAAACAGGGCGTCAGAGGCGATGCGGATTTCCACATCGGACAGCGGCACGCGCTGGAATTCTTTTTTGAACTCATCGGGATAGTCGCAGCGGACCACATCGCGGCCGGTCAGCTGCAGCACGCCGTCGCCCGGGTTGGCCGAGCCGAGCTGCGTATCCAGATCGACGCGGAACAGACCTTTGCTGGCGCCGCCGCTGATGAGGAAGGCTCGCTCGCGATCGCCGCCCGGTTCGGTGGAGACGATGACTTCGATCCGGCTGTGGCCGCGGCTGATGCCGAGGTCGCTATCGTTGACCACGATCGACAGCGGCAGGCCGGGGCGATGCACGCGTTTGCTTTCACGGCCCAGTCGACCGACGGTGCGGAGCAGGTTCAACTGGTCCAGGTAACGTTCTTCGGCGCCGAACACTTCGGACAGGCTGAACAGCGTCTGGTTGGCCAGTTCAATTTTCGGCGAACGTTCGAGAACGCTACGGAAAATGTCGCGGGCGTCTTCGTGGTCGCCCCGGCGGAAAGCCAGCACGCCCAGCAGGAACTCGGCCCGTACAGAAATATCCAGGCCCTGGTTCGCGGCCAGTTTCTGGAAAGCCTGCTCGGCCTGGTCAAACACTTTCTGGGCCAGGAACGTTTCGCCAATGCCAAACTCGGCCTCGATCGCCTGGGGCGTATCGGGGTAACGGTTCATGACAGTGGTGAACTCGCTCCGCGACAGGTCGAAGCGTTGCGATTTGAAATAGTTGCGGGCCAGCAGCAGCTGGATATCGGCTTTGGCGGCCGCGTCGACTTGCGCCGATTCCGCATGCTTGATGATCCAGTTACGCAGGATGCTTTCGACCTTGTCGTGGTTGTCGTTGCCGCCAGCCGCCATCAGCCGCTCGCAGACAAAACGAATCAGATCGACAGGCAGTTCATCCTGGTGGGTTTCAAACAGGGCCTTGTTGGCCGTGTAAGCGTCAAAGGCCAAGCGCTCATCACCCAGTCGCAGGTACAGGGCCGCCCGCAACAGCGGAGCGGTCGGGCTTGATTCGTCGATCGTGAGACCGACGGAACCGATCTTGGCGTAGGAACGCGCCACCATGGCTCGGCCCGCCTGCAGTCGCTGGGCCTGCGCTGAGGTGAGGTTCGACAACATCCCGGTGACCAGCGTCGCCGCCGCCAGGTGATCGTCGCGGTTCATGGCTGCCTGGGCGTAAGGCATCAACTGATCCCAGCGGGTGGAATCAGGCGGATTGACGCGGGTCGGCCGCTGGTACATCAGCAGGCGGACCATCGGCGCGACCGAGTCCACCGGCGTGAGGTCGGCCAGCGTCAGATCGGCGACGGCTGTGGGCCAGTCGTAGTGCATCGCGGAGACGGCATGGTACAGCGGGAGTTTCGCGTCGTCGGCGATCTCCATGTTGTTCTTCACCGAGTTAAACACGGTGCTAAGCGTCGAAACGTTCACTCCCCAGGGCAGGAAAGGACGTTCCGCCTGGCGTTTGGTCGTTTCTTCCAGCACCTTGACGGCCGCCGGGAGATTCCCCGTTTTCACATACAGGTCAGCCAGCACTACGGCGTAGTCGCCATGCCAGTTGCTATCGACCGCGAAGAGCGGGGTGTACAGCGGAATCTTCGCCGCGTCGGTTTCCATACGGGCCGCCAGACGCAGGGCGCAATCCCGAGATTCGCTGTTGTTGGGGTCCAGCGTGTAGTGCGACTTCCAGTAAGCGACCGCTTCGGTTTCCATTTCGAACTGCACCAGCACGTCGCCAATGTACGAAGCGGCGACCGGATCCAGGCCGTACTTTTGCTGCGAGGCCTGCAGCCAGGCGAAAGTCGCCTTGGCCAGGGCGGCGTCTTTGGTCAGGGCGGCGACCGACATCATGCGACGCCAGGCGTCGGAGTCGTTCATGGGCGGTTGCTGTTTCAACATGTGCTGGCAGGCCGCCTGCCTGATCGTTTCGTCCCCGTAGTTGGTGGCGGCGGTCAGGAAGCGCTTGGCGTAGTCGTAGTTGTTCGGCAGCATCGCCGTGAGTTCGGCGTAGTAATCGCACGCCTTGAAACGCTCCGTGGTCGGCGGGTAGCGATCCATGTAATAGGCTTGACGCTCGAGCAGCATTTCCCGCTGACGGGCTGAAATCTGCGATTTGTACTTCGGGTCCAGCAGTTGATCGCGAACCACCTGATCGGTTGTCCAGCCGTCTTTGGTCGGCAGCGACAGCCAGATCGCGGCGACCGGATCTTTGTCGGCGGCGGCGATTTTGGTCCGCAGCGATTTAATGTTCGCGACCAGCATCTGATCGGCGGGAGTCAGTTCCGTGCCGGCGGCTTTCTTTCGGTCGATCGTCGCTTCACGAGCGTCGGCCCAGGCTTCGGGGTAGCTGCGGAGGCTGGTGTAATCCATGTTGGCCGCGCGGGAGCGAAGCACCAGGTCCAGGTCACGGTTGAATTCCGCTTCGGTTTCGGCCATGTCGAACAGGTACTGCATGGCCGTGGAGGCGTAGCTGGCGTTCGGCGGTTCGGCGAACATCTGGCGGAGGGTCGCCTTGGCCTGGGGGATGTCCTTCATCCGATCGCGATACAGCGAAAAGCCCAGCACATACTGCAGGTAGTACGGGTCATTTTTGTTGGCGGCCAGCGCTTTTTTCAGGCCGGCTTCGGCTGCTTTGTTTTCGGCTTCTTCGTTGGCGAAGCTGTTCAGATAGTTCGTCGCGATGCTATGCACGATCGAGTTGTGCGGCAGGGCGAGCTCAAACGTCTGGCGGGCCCGCACATTGTCGCCGTCGCGGCGATAGCTGAGGCCGAGCAGCCCGATGCGGTCAAACCGATCCGCGCGGTCCGGATACAGCTTCAGGTATTCGTTCACTACCGGCAACAACTGGGCGCCCGTCATCTGGGCGTTGTACATCTGCTGGATCAGGTAGTAGTGCGTGTTCTGGTCGTTGGGCCGCATGGCGCGGGCTTTTTGATAGCTTTCCACCGCATTGACGTACTGCGTTTGCGAGCCGTAATGCTCGGCCATGTAGCGATGCAGTTCGTGCAGACGATCTTTGTCTTTGGGCAGGCCTTTGGCCAGCATTTTCCGTCCCAGGGCGTTCGCTTCGGCCCATTCGCTGGCCCGGCGGAACTGCAGAAAGCCGTTCCAGGCGACCAGTTCGCTAAAGGATCCGGCCGGCAGCTTGTCGAGCATGACTTCGGCCAGTTCGCCGGCAGCGTGCATGTCGTTTTTGTTGGTCGACAGGGCGAACAGCTGGACGGCCTTTTGTCCGTCGTCGCGGC is part of the Lignipirellula cremea genome and encodes:
- a CDS encoding ExbD/TolR family protein — translated: MKIQRRTSRAEVPSMAMGDIAFNLLIFFVILAKANDDSHVQWQPANVQKVERSQSTQASVVVDNEGKVFLNGQQTGIGQLAAGVGNILGTAQAGERTVLLKVDKNAKALIFEEVIEALSESGGEIFHVVEQKSP
- a CDS encoding ExbD/TolR family protein; this encodes MRRDRSTKLLVEPPASATGDIAFNLIVFFLVCASVQPDSGRPQTIPRSEKTEVEKQEENVEVSLTRTSASINGTVVREEVFVQRLKNLLVGKPRPEDKIVVLKTKPDVEYQHWINVTSKIEEAGGILTIQREEERTVQVP
- a CDS encoding MotA/TolQ/ExbB proton channel family protein; its protein translation is MRYTLFILILLLSCPLAFAQPAATGDKAAQPAAADSEEAPADADASADGEAPAEGEQPADGEASEEGEEGEAPAEQSSAFWSTLDDIASSGPLGMIRDGGIFMYPILFLGILAAGVIIERYRSLKMLGTDSLALRTQVRDLLQEDRVEEALAACDAGDGPAAAVLSCGLRKYLVLQRLNYDMAKVDEQVVKSMEDYSVHIVAALERHLPVLATISSVAPMLGFLGTVAGMITSFDDIKNMFSSGGGSNIVEAAAGGISVALLTTCFGLIVGIPAFMAYNYFTGVINRFVLEVEESSTELIENVTLQLAIRGQEQAEGENHAADAETLQAANPS
- a CDS encoding tetratricopeptide repeat protein: MQRAIYCLAFLVLAANLQAQENTPATAAVDKVSQQATQLEAELGKYKDTSPEAADVLVKLVDLYHSDGRVFGLIRAGQRFAASHPEDKRHQEVMLKLIDGLEAMSRNRDLTVACRQFLVRYPTSPQRADITRRLAYTLEVMNERTPAAEAYRDLWNLQPNANSRDDGQKAVQLFALSTNKNDMHAAGELAEVMLDKLPAGSFSELVAWNGFLQFRRASEWAEANALGRKMLAKGLPKDKDRLHELHRYMAEHYGSQTQYVNAVESYQKARAMRPNDQNTHYYLIQQMYNAQMTGAQLLPVVNEYLKLYPDRADRFDRIGLLGLSYRRDGDNVRARQTFELALPHNSIVHSIATNYLNSFANEEAENKAAEAGLKKALAANKNDPYYLQYVLGFSLYRDRMKDIPQAKATLRQMFAEPPNASYASTAMQYLFDMAETEAEFNRDLDLVLRSRAANMDYTSLRSYPEAWADAREATIDRKKAAGTELTPADQMLVANIKSLRTKIAAADKDPVAAIWLSLPTKDGWTTDQVVRDQLLDPKYKSQISARQREMLLERQAYYMDRYPPTTERFKACDYYAELTAMLPNNYDYAKRFLTAATNYGDETIRQAACQHMLKQQPPMNDSDAWRRMMSVAALTKDAALAKATFAWLQASQQKYGLDPVAASYIGDVLVQFEMETEAVAYWKSHYTLDPNNSESRDCALRLAARMETDAAKIPLYTPLFAVDSNWHGDYAVVLADLYVKTGNLPAAVKVLEETTKRQAERPFLPWGVNVSTLSTVFNSVKNNMEIADDAKLPLYHAVSAMHYDWPTAVADLTLADLTPVDSVAPMVRLLMYQRPTRVNPPDSTRWDQLMPYAQAAMNRDDHLAAATLVTGMLSNLTSAQAQRLQAGRAMVARSYAKIGSVGLTIDESSPTAPLLRAALYLRLGDERLAFDAYTANKALFETHQDELPVDLIRFVCERLMAAGGNDNHDKVESILRNWIIKHAESAQVDAAAKADIQLLLARNYFKSQRFDLSRSEFTTVMNRYPDTPQAIEAEFGIGETFLAQKVFDQAEQAFQKLAANQGLDISVRAEFLLGVLAFRRGDHEDARDIFRSVLERSPKIELANQTLFSLSEVFGAEERYLDQLNLLRTVGRLGRESKRVHRPGLPLSIVVNDSDLGISRGHSRIEVIVSTEPGGDRERAFLISGGASKGLFRVDLDTQLGSANPGDGVLQLTGRDVVRCDYPDEFKKEFQRVPLSDVEIRIASDALFEIASAKIIDQKLESFAERLEREQREEEEADMRLSQGRPASQIKPGNPIYLRVKDPDRDLGDEPDTIPVKLTANSGDQVQITLTETGPHTGVFEGVVATGELPAGAQASDFSIDRTPLMAIDHDPETYWMSEPDGASPKSISVDLKDLKMVSRVKITSPQADTNTPIRGDLLGSQDGEFWVRLASYPKRDLAAPLVGDYGRMQQRVFPGNYTGLRSWQQVVNMTRDETAVSQVEPKELSWGKETDEENADNPYAVVWHGYLPQHRAGAVRFGVNGALTALVIDGIEELPLGAGNRQADVWLEAGLHHVSIFAATPAASRRVSAEWVKANFQETNIALRPFQELDFDLRGFEIPQPVDPTVVTAPEGTIVLEAADAVLNKVSETFGLKDGKTTKKKGEEPPRLTNWASLEDTVSWEIDFPEPGLYEVVIEQAHVGGGGKYQLLIGDQVIEAVTQNTGKTTTYQPVRIGGIAIDKAGKQTLTLKPTELAGDVVMGLESVSLEPVRQTTLFSERTWDFRIQPIELRYTRFDVQEYVGEAVAVSNLEVGQAPDVVHVPTDADVLALANNEILEMAGGDVVKASYADEFTQNLNSGSRLLTDELTATYFDATVDAIAYDLVRAPNGAVQTLPKRLMRVEPGDRIIVQIQDYDRDQSAARDTVQFEVVVNDGEPIVMTATETEQYSGIFTKEVDTAAAAAEGKLQVKPGDRVYCRYTDSQNTFPGHAVPREAAVLVNEPSAGLVRVLESRLIPNRNRDLPPTAAYSVPEMESKTAGVALEAPLTIEVIDPDAAKDSRSSVIVTLTTTDGATIDVECKVSGAFNSSGVSSTGRNNQADDMALSQGRFVGQVILQLGGKSTPSMVPLTADMPRYLVGGPVREEGAAIDDLVTTVLNVGGQDVITAVYNDERRPEGKAVKLESQARLIVNGQLARTDRDYNDTEEGLHVGEKLFLRVVDADRDTSDERDIVEVQVASTAGEKETVQLVESLAHSGVFTASFELKANAEPVAGNLDPADPVIETYFGETLQISYVDPTASTDTGELEVTIEAPVVIGTNGLVAAFTKVFNNEDLAIETKFHVAESYFELFKSHRQLDRSEELQADLEAGRRVLREVMEDYPDPKYAPRVAYLLGQFAQELEQWDEAIRSYDLIIRQYPDHTLAADAHYKMSQCYEESGDFDKALEGYVVLAATYPNSPLIASVMIRISDYFYKNETYDVAAQVGIKFLEKFQGHQHASRMAFRIGQCYYKAKEYKKGGESFDAFVKMFPDDSLASDALFWAGESYRQANDNSFAFRRYNRCRWDFPASEAAKYARGRLALPEMINQFEQEAANLEE